The following proteins come from a genomic window of Salvia hispanica cultivar TCC Black 2014 chromosome 4, UniMelb_Shisp_WGS_1.0, whole genome shotgun sequence:
- the LOC125221772 gene encoding lon protease homolog 2, peroxisomal, with protein MAESVELPGRLAILPFRNKVLLPGAIIRIRCTSSSSVKLVEQELWQREEKGLIGILPVRDAAAESSTAGSLSSPGIGTNLGERSSKTQDEISESHKHGAKNNQEVIHWHNSGVAARALHLSRGVEKPSGRVTYIVVLEGLCRFSVQELSTRGTYYTAKITSLDMTKLEMDQVEQEPDFIALSRQFKATAMELISVLEQKQKTGGRTKVLLETVPVHKLADIFVASFEISFEEQLSMLDSVDVKVRLSKATELVDRHLQSIRVAEKITQKVEGQLSKSQKEFLLRQQMRAIKEELGDNDDEEDDVAALERKMQDASMPANIWKHAQRELRRLKKMQPQQPGYNSSRVYLELLAELPWQKASEELELDLKAAKECLDIEHYGLEKVKQRIIEYLAVRKLKPDARGPVLCFVGPPGVGKTSLASSIAAALGRKFVRISLGGVKDEADIRGHRRTYIGSMPGRLIDGLKKVGVYNPVMLLDEIDKTGSDVRGDPASALLEVLDPEQNKTFNDHYLNVPFDLSKVVFVATANKMQPIPPALLDRMEIIELPGYTPDEKLRIAMQHLIPRVLDQHGLSFDFLQVPEAMVQLVIQRYTREAGVRNLERNLAALARAAAVRVAEQHNSVPLSKDVQRLASPLLDGRLAGEAEVEMEVIPMGMNKHEISNTFRVTLPFIVDEAMLEKVLGPPRYDDRETADRVATPGISVGLVWTAFGGEVQFVEATAMVGKGDLHLTGQLGDVIKESAQIAMTWVRARATELKLVTAEESNLLEGRDIHIHFPAGAVPKDGPSAGVTLVTSLVSLFSHRRVRSDTAMTGEITLRGLVLPVGGVKDKVLAAHRYGIKRVILPERNLKDLVEVPAAVLSGLKILPAKRMEDVLEHAFEGGCPLKKYSKL; from the exons ATGGCGGAATCGGTGGAGCTGCCCGGCCGGCTCGCTATACTTCCGTTCCGGAACAAAGTGCTGCTACCTGGTGCGATTATTCGAATTCGATGCACTTCATCCAGCAG TGTGAAGTTGGTGGAACAGGAATTGTGGCAGAGGGAGGAGAAAGGACTGATCGGAATCCTGCCTGTTCGTGATGCTGCGGCAGAGTCTTCAACAGCCGGCTCCCTGTCGTCTCCGG GTATAGGAACTAATTTAGGAGAACGAAGCTCAAAAACCCAGGACGAGATATCTGAGTCCCACAAACACGGAGCTAAGAATAACCAAGAAGTTATTCACTGGCATAACAG CGGAGTTGCTGCTCGAGCTTTACATCTGTCAAGAGGAGTAGAGAAACCAAGTGGAAGAGTCACCTACATTGTTGTTCTTGAAGGGTTGTGTAGATTCAGTGTTCAGGAGCTAAGCACAAGAGGAACATATTACACTGCCAAGATCACTTCCCTGGATATGACTAAACTTG AGATGGATCAAGTAGAACAAGAGCCAGATTTCATAGCATTGTCCAGACAATTTAAGGCAACAGCTATGGAGCTTATTTCAGTGCTTGAGCAG AAACAAAAAACAGGAGGTAGGACTAAAGTTCTACTGGAGACAGTTCCTGTGCACAAACTGGCTGATATTTTTGTAGCAAGTTTTGAAATTAGCTTTGAAGAGCAGCTATCTATGCTAGATTCTGTTGATGTGAAAGTGAGGCTTTCCAAAGCAACAGAATTGGTTGATAGGCATTTGCAG TCGATTCGTGTAGCCGAGAAGATTACACAAAAGGTTGAGGGGCAATTGTCAAAGTCACAGAAAGAATTTCTCCTCCGTCAGCAG ATGCGGGCTATTAAGGAAGAACTTGGTGATAATGACGATGAGGAGGATGATGTGGCTGCTCTAGAGAGGAAGATGCAAGATGCTTCGATGCCTGCTAATATCTGGAAACATGCTCAGAGAGAACTAAG GAGACTGAAAAAAATGCAGCCTCAGCAACCTGGGTATAATAGCTCCCGTGTATACCTAGAACTTCTTGCAGAGCTACCTTGGCAGAAGGCCAGTGAAGAGCTGGAATTGGACTTAAAGGCTGCAAAGGAGTGTCTTGACATTGAACACTATGGTTTAGAGAAGGTGAAGCAGCGGATAATTGAATACTTAGCTGTTCGCAAG CTAAAACCAGATGCAAGAGGTCCGGTGTTGTGTTTTGTTGGTCCACCAGGTGTTGGAAAGACGTCTTTAGCTTCATCGATTGCAGCGGCCTTGGGCAGAAAATTTGTCCGCATATCCCTTGGTGGTGTAAAAGATGAGGCAGACATTAGAGGGCATAGGCGTACATATATAGGGAGCATGCCTGGTCGTCTTATTGATGGACTTAAG AAGGTAGGCGTGTACAATCCAGTTATGTTGCTGGATGAGATTGACAAAACAGGTTCTGATGTTCGGGGTGATCCAGCATCAGCGTTACTTGAGGTCCTTGATCCTGAACAGAACAAAACTTTTAATGATCA CTATTTGAATGTACCATTTGACCTCTCAAAGGTAGTGTTTGTGGCTACTGCAAATAAAATGCAACCTATTCCTCCGGCACTTCTGGACAGAATGGAAATCATTGAACTTCCTGGATATACACCTGACGAGAAACTTAGGATTGCAATGCAGCATTTAATTCCACGAGTTCTTGATCAGCATGGCTTGAGTTTTGATTTCCTTCAAGTCCCTGAG GCTATGGTACAACTTGTTATTCAGAGGTATACAAGAGAAGCTGGTGTGCGGAATCTAGAGAGAAACTTGGCGGCTTTAGCTCGTGCCGCAGCTGTCAGAGTTGCTGAACAACATAATTCAGTGCCACTTAGCAAAGATGTCCAACGACTAGCTTCACCATTGCTAGATGGTAGGCTTGCTGGTGAGGCGGAAGTGGAAATGGAAGTGATTCCAATGGGCATGAACAAGCATGAAATATCAAATACATTTAGGGTAACCTTGCCCTTCATTGTGGATGAAGCTATGTTGGAGAAAGTCCTTGGC CCCCCAAGATATGATGATAGAGAAACTGCTGATCGAGTTGCAACTCCTGGAATATCCGTTGGACTAGTATGGACAGCCTTTGGAGGAGAGGTTCAGTTTGTTGAGGCTACTGCAATGGTTGGAAAAGGTGATTTGCATCTCACAGGCCAACTTGGGGATGTTATTAAGGAATCAGCACAAATAGCAATGACATGG GTTAGAGCAAGAGCAACGGAGCTTAAATTGGTTACTGCTGAGGAAAGCAATCTCCTTGAAGGCAGAGACATACATATACACTTCCCTGCTGGGGCTGTACCAAAGGATGGTCCATCAGCTGGTGTAACTCTTGTTACATCACTGGTTTCACTCTTCAGTCATAGAAGAGTTAGGTCTGATACAGCAATGACTGGGGAGATAACTTTGAGAGGTTTAGTCTTACCTGTTGGTGGTGTGAAGGATAAG GTTTTAGCAGCCCATCGGTACGGAATTAAGAGAGTTATTCTTCCAGAGAGGAACTTAAAAGACTTAGTCGAGGTGCCAGCAGCTGTGCTATCGGGACTAAAG atATTACCTGCAAAGCGGATGGAGGATGTGTTGGAGCATGCTTTCGAGGGTGGTTGTCCGTTGAAAAAGTATTCAAAACTGTGA